The Daucus carota subsp. sativus chromosome 9, DH1 v3.0, whole genome shotgun sequence genome window below encodes:
- the LOC108202833 gene encoding protochlorophyllide-dependent translocon component 52, chloroplastic, with protein sequence MEAFTASFYPSSIQLGRNQIHHKFINNLPFTHPPISSFSLSRSNAPSLKLQATISTTDLVLDQETESGEKFDWYAQWYPVMPVCDLDKRAPHGKKVLGLDIVVWWDKNENEWKVFDDCCPHRLAPLSEGRIDQWGRLQCVYHGWCFGGAGDCKLIPQAPRDGPPIHMSKKACVPVYPSTVQNDIVWFWPNSGPSYKDILSRKQPPYIPELDDPSYARLMGNRDIQYGYEVLTENLMDPAHVPYAHYGIMGGQTRKSSEKVDREGGRPLEISIKNLDINGFTAKQDSGGFSFIAPCIFYGHATVGGNKSKVSKESAETTKEQSAMPERRFLLIFICVPVSPGNSRLIWSFPRNFGVWIDQVVPRWMFHVGQNLILDSDLYLLHVEERKIMEAGSSNWHKACYVPTKSDALVVTFRRWLNKYARGQIDWGTKFSGALPTTPPKEQLLDRYWTHVVNCRSCSAAHKGLNALEVALQIIAIISVGVVAAAKQNMISAFTRNTLVIMAVLCFAASKLLAHFIYKNFHFHDYNHAFR encoded by the exons ATGGAAGCTTTCACAGCTTCTTTTTATCCTTCTTCAATCCAACTTGGCAGAAATCAAATTCATCACAAATTCATTAATAATCTTCCATTTACTCACCCACCCATTTCATCTTTCTCGCTATCTCGTAGTAATGCACCCAGTTTAAAGCTTCAAGCCACCATCTCTACAACTGATTTAGTACTTGACCAGGAAACTGAAAGTGGTGAGAAATTCGATTGGTATGCTCAATGGTATCCAGTGATGcctgtttgtgaccttgataaGAGGGCCCCACACGGGAAGAAGGTGTTGGGTCTTGATATTGTGGTGTGGTGGGACAAGAATGAGAATGAATGGAAGGTGTTTGATGATTGTTGTCCTCATAGATTGGCTCCGCTTTCCGAGGGAAGAATTGATCAGTGGGGGAGGTTGCAGTGTGTTTATCATGGTTGGTGTTTTGGTGGTGCTGGTGACTGCAAACTCATCCCACAGGCACCCCGAGATGGTCCTCCG ATTCATATGTCCAAGAAAGCCTGTGTGCCTGTTTATCCAAGTACCGTGCAGAATGACATTGTTTGGTTTTGGCCAAACAGTGGTCCTAGTTATAAAGATATTCTTTCGAGGAAACAGCCGCCTTACATTCCAGAATTGGATGACCCATCATACGCTAGATTAATGGGAAACAGAGATATACAATACGG GTATGAGGTTCTTACTGAAAATCTTATGGATCCCGCTCATGTTCCCTATGCACATTATGGGATAATGGGAGGTCAAACGAGGAAAAGCAG TGAGAAGGTTGATAGAGAAGGGGGAAGGCCTCTTGAAATAAGTATTAAAAACCTCGACATAAATGGTTTTACTGCGAAGCAGGATTCAGGAGGTTTCAGTTTTATTGCTCCTTGTATATTTTATGGCCATGCCACTGTTGGAGGGAATAAAAGCAAAGTGTCCAAAGAATCAGCCGAAACCACCAAG GAGCAATCAGCGATGCCAGAAAGGAGGTTCCTGCTGATTTTTATATGTGTCCCGGTTAGTCCGGGTAATAGCAGATTGATATGGTCCTTCCCTAGAAACTTTGGAGTTTGGATCGATCAAGTTGTTCCACGGTGGATGTTTCATGTGGGACAAAATTTAATTCTTGATTCAGATTTATATCTTCTTCATGTTGAG GAAAGGAAAATCATGGAGGCCGGTTCTTCTAACTGGCATAAAGCTTGTTATGTGCCTACCAAGTCTGACGCTCTTGTAGTGACATTCAGAAGGTGGTTAAACAAGTATGCACGAGGTCAAATTGATTGGGGAACCAAGTTCAGCGGAGCCCTTCCAACCACTCCCCCCAAAGAGCAGCTGTTGGACAG GTATTGGACCCATGTGGTGAATTGCCGCAGTTGTAGTGCTGCACATAAAGGCCTTAATGCACTAGAGGTGGCACTACAAATTATTGCTATTATTTCAGTTGGTGTTGTTGCTGCAGCCAAGCAGAATATGATCTCTGCTTTTACTAGAAATACTCTTGTTATCATGGCAGTATTATGTTTTGCTGCATCAAAATTATTGGCTCACTTCATTTACAAGAACTTCCATTTTCATGATTACAATCATGCCTTCCGTTGA